GCCGATCCCCCACCCGTCGATGTTCCCTGGGGACCCCGTTTCGTCATCAACCTTCGATCAATTCCAGGATCtatcgacgacgacgggCTACCCGACAAGCAATATAACAACGGCGGACGACATCGACTGGACGGCCCTGGGCTGCTTGCCCGGTTCTGGAAACGGACTGAGCGAGCCTCCTGCCAATAGTCTCGagagtcagagtcagggTTTCTCTAGCGTTGACTCTCCTGGTATGCTCAGCAAACCCTTCAAGGATCCCGAGCATGAATTAATTAATGAACCAGAACTCCCGTTCGATCACAACCAACCCACAATAACCACCACAGCGCCTTCCACCACCCATACcgcaacctcaacaccaacgacACACTCAACCCACTCAAGCCAAATGCCCTCGGCAACCTCGACCCTCCCCACTCCATCCCCCGCCTCCCGCGAGTCCTCACCAAAGGAGAACCCCTCACGCATCTCAAAGCGCCAgctcaacaccatggccgcaaGACGCTaccgccagcgccgcctcGACCGGATGACCcagctcgaggaagagctggaggccATCAAGCGCGAACGTGACGAGTTGAAGATGCGTGTTTCCAAACTTGAGGGGGAGACCGAGGCACTCAGGAGTatggccaaggagaagagttAGCAGGGTTTGTTGTTTGTTAGTTATGATATGGTAATGGAATATGTTGCGGTGACCCGTGAAGTATATTCGTGCGAATGTAGCTTCTACCAGCGTAATATGTTGACGTTGCACCCTTGGGCATGATTGACGGAGTCATGGATCAAGTCGTTCCCGGTGCAGTAAAGGAAAGAGCCATCTTTTCCGAAGGGTTCGCTCTTTCTTTGTAGCATTTACAAGAATGTGGCCTAGgtaggaaggcgcgatggagCTCCCCCAAATCAAGAAGGCACGATTCAAACTCCAaataggaaggagcgatggagTCCCCGCCAGTCGCGCTTTCCTTGAATTAAGAGAGTATGGAGGAAACAAtcaggaaggagcgatgtGCCTTCAGTTCTACACAAATCAAGAAGGTGCTGTAATTCTGACCAATGGGTGGTTCAATTGATTCAGTATACAATTTGGCAAATATCTCGAAATGCAGTACAATATGCAATAGGTATATACACGAACAACTCGCCAAAACAAGCTATAGCAGAGAAGATCCAATGTCAATTATTTAGAACCAAAAGTCCTTCAGCAGGccccgcttcttcttttccccgcGGAACGGATTCCAATTCGGCAGCGTAGGTACCTCGTACCCAAAAACTGTCGGCCGTTTCCGCCGATCCCAAGGCCATGTCCATGACGACGTCTTTCTTGAGAAGGGGGAGGACCATTGCTTCCATGGAGCCCATGTCTTTGATGATGGGGCAACGTCGCTTCGGAAACTCTGGATGAGCCGGTCGAATTGAAGCTCGCGGGCCTCCAGTACGCGCTTTTGCTTCTCGGCCCGCCAGGCTTGTTGCTCGGTGTGGTCGAGACACCAGACTACGACATCGCCGCGACGGCGCCAATCGTCGTGCCAGGCGGTATTGTGTGTGCGCCAGCACTCGCCGTACGAGGAGCTTCGGAGGGAGCTCTTCAGGGTTGGTTCGAGCTGCGCGAAGAAAATGAGATAATCTGGCCATTCGTGGGGTGGGAAGAGCTGGGTGGGTGGTCGTTGGGAGTTCGGAGGAGTCAAGTAAGAGGGTCGTCGTGGGATTTGTCGGAAACCGCCGACCATATTGTCGCGGAGGAACTGGTTGGGGTTTTCATAAAACTGGTCTGCTTCGTCGAGGTAAACCGCCTTTTCATCTTCTGTTAGGTTAACAGGGGGTTCACAGGACAGGGCCCAGGCATGAATGGTGGGCTCTACTAGGTGTGAGCGCCAGGGTGTGCTATGACAAGGCATGAGGAAGCCTGCAGTGATTCCACCATAGCTTAATGCGCTTCCAGAACCGGGCACTGAGGCTGAATTCGCGATTCCATGTGCCTGGTGTTGTTCTCTGAGGTACGATAGGACTGATATAACCCCAGTCGCATGGAAGAGAGTTGTATACGCTGCAATAACGACGTTCACCAAGAGCAGAAAAATGAGAGTGAGACGTCGTGGAGTATACTCGCGGTCCGTGGTTTGCAATGCGGGGAGAAAGAAATCCACCAACGGCGAGGCGCTAAGAATGTGGAGCGCCGGCAGTAGGGGGTATATAAATCGAACTTCTTTGTGAGTGATGATAGAAAGAATAGCAGGCATCTCCAAGGAGACAGATGCAAGCAGGACCAGAATCGAAGCTTTGTCCTTTGCGATTGACGGCGGGTTCTTCAGGGTCCGATACAAGCCGACGACCGTGAACGGCAGCGCGGTGGTGAGGAGAAGAGGGTATCCCTGCGAGGCGTAGTAACTCCAGTCATTCTTTCCGTAGAATACTGCGAGAGACTGGGCAACATTGAAGTATAGGAATCTCAGTGGTGGAAACGTCCAGAAACCATAGAAGAACCGATCAGCGACGGTGGACAAGGCTAGAACGGATGGCCTAGAGTTGTTAGATATGAAATATGAATTGCTCGGGATGACGCTTACCCGCAGAGAAGAGCCTCTCGGGCAAGGACCAGCCGCTGCGTCCAGGTACTTCGGAGCAAGGCATCAACAGCCAAGCTTATCCAGATAATAACATTCGTCGGGCGCAGGATGCAGGCAAACGCGGCTAGAAGGAGGCATTGGCGTAATCTGCTCCAGTCAGCGACGGTCCGTCAATCATATGAAGACATGGAAGATGTACTTGGAGATGCTAATGCCCCGAGTGTCTTTGTTTGTCGCGGATCCTAAATCTTTGGCCCATTGCCACGGCCACTGGTACAGAGCGACAATTGTGATCGTAGTCTCAAGGCAGTTGGACAGAGTCCTGGTAGAACAGAACCACTGCCACGGACTGACGACGGTCAACGCAAGCTACAGCTGATCAGCTCCGGCCACGATAAGCTTTGCGGGGAAAATACCGTGGCCCAAGATTCATAGCTCCCACGCCCATAAATATACCGAGCTAGCTTCCAAGTGTAGAAATCGCCGACGGCGGCAATAACGGCCTGGGTTATACCGggggcggcgatgaggaggtcAGCGCGGAATGCGGGGAAGAGACCGAGAGTTCGCGCAACGTGGTCGGCGGTGGAATACacggcggcgaagatgagcgGATGGAGTGAGGATCTCAGCTGGTGTTCCCATTCCTGTGAATGGCCGGTCAGCACCAGAAGCCGTGAATATGCGACGTCAGTGTTTTGGTGGGGCAGCACTGACCCAAGTTATCCAGGGGCCTTGGTCCCCGCCAAACGCGATCTTCCACGCGGGCTCCAGCGACTGGAAGAACTCATCGGGCTGGAAAAATGTACGGACAGTCAGGGCGTTGACGAGACGGAAGGCGataaggaggaggaggatgttcgaggacggcgacgacggggatggcaacgaggacgaggacgcgTCGTGACTGGGGGATGGCGGCCTCAGGCGCGTAGGGggaggcggggaggagggaggcggcGTCAGAACACCGacagaggaagacgacgatgaagtcGCACGGGGGTTGGATCGACGAGTGGAGGACATGGCTGGTTACCCCGGATTTGACGATGCGAAAGGGACAGGAAGAGCCGACAGCAAGCGAGAAGGGTTAGCAATGGACCGGCAGTGAGTGGCAGCGAGTGGCAGCAGCGGAGGCAGCGGTGGAGGCCCACAGCGTCATCGACGGGTCGACCTGCGCTTAGCGGCCAGCGGGCGCGTATACCTGCACTTAGCGGTATGAAGCTGCTCTCTGTCCCTTATAAGACACACAATTGTTTCGCAGTCCCTCCTTTTctgtcttcactcttcatctCTCTCCCCATCTCTGTCTCCATCTGTCCTATTTCCACATTTCCCTCTTTGTCTCCCTCTCTCGTTCCCACCATGGCGTCCAACGGTACCAACGGCACTGCATCGGCATACCACGCCTCGTCCACCACCGAGGCTATCCAGGCCGAGAAGGACTTTGCTGCTCACAACTACCACCCGCTCCCCGTCGTCTTCGCCCGTGCCCAGGGGACCTCCGTCTGGGACCCCGAGGGCCGCCACTACCTTGACTTCCTCTCCGCATACTCCGCAGTCAACCAGGGCCATTGCCACCCCAAGCTGATCGCTGCGCTCGTCGACCAGGCCTCGCGTCTGACGCTCAGCTCGCGCGCGTTCTATAACGATGTCTTCCCCAAGTTCGCCGAGATGGTCA
Above is a window of Aspergillus puulaauensis MK2 DNA, chromosome 2, nearly complete sequence DNA encoding:
- a CDS encoding bZIP transcription factor JlbA/IDI-4 (COG:S;~EggNog:ENOG410PTQE;~InterPro:IPR004827;~PFAM:PF00170,PF07716;~go_function: GO:0003700 - DNA-binding transcription factor activity [Evidence IEA];~go_process: GO:0006355 - regulation of transcription, DNA-templated [Evidence IEA]) produces the protein MFPGDPVSSSTFDQFQDLSTTTGYPTSNITTADDIDWTALGCLPGSGNGLSEPPANSLESQSQGFSSVDSPELPFDHNQPTITTTAPSTTHTATSTPTTHSTHSSQMPSATSTLPTPSPASRESSPKENPSRISKRQLNTMAARRYRQRRLDRMTQLEEELEAIKRERDELKMRVSKLEGETEALRSMAKEKS
- the gpi10 gene encoding putative glycosylphosphatidylinositol-alpha 1,2 mannosyltransferase (BUSCO:EOG09260UJK;~CAZy:GT22;~COG:G;~EggNog:ENOG410PJAY;~InterPro:IPR039521,IPR005599;~PFAM:PF03901;~TransMembrane:9 (i59-78o144-165i243-266o278-298i310-327o339-358i370-390o396-420i432-463o);~go_function: GO:0000026 - alpha-1,2-mannosyltransferase activity [Evidence IEA];~go_function: GO:0004376 - glycolipid mannosyltransferase activity [Evidence IEA];~go_function: GO:0016757 - transferase activity, transferring glycosyl groups [Evidence IEA];~go_process: GO:0006506 - GPI anchor biosynthetic process [Evidence IEA]), with amino-acid sequence MSSTRRSNPRATSSSSSSVGVLTPPPSSPPPPTRLRPPSPSHDASSSSLPSPSSPSSNILLLLIAFRLVNALTVRTFFQPDEFFQSLEPAWKIAFGGDQGPWITWEWEHQLRSSLHPLIFAAVYSTADHVARTLGLFPAFRADLLIAAPGITQAVIAAVGDFYTWKLARYIYGRGSYESWATLALTVVSPWQWFCSTRTLSNCLETTITIVALYQWPWQWAKDLGSATNKDTRGISISKLRQCLLLAAFACILRPTNVIIWISLAVDALLRSTWTQRLVLAREALLCGPSVLALSTVADRFFYGFWTFPPLRFLYFNVAQSLAVFYGKNDWSYYASQGYPLLLTTALPFTVVGLYRTLKNPPSIAKDKASILVLLASVSLEMPAILSIITHKEVRFIYPLLPALHILSASPLVDFFLPALQTTDREYTPRRLTLIFLLLVNVVIAAYTTLFHATGVISVLSYLREQHQAHGIANSASVPGSGSALSYGGITAGFLMPCHSTPWRSHLVEPTIHAWALSCEPPVNLTEDEKAVYLDEADQFYENPNQFLRDNMVGGFRQIPRRPSYLTPPNSQRPPTQLFPPHEWPDYLIFFAQLEPTLKSSLRSSSYGECWRTHNTAWHDDWRRRGDVVVWCLDHTEQQAWRAEKQKRVLEARELQFDRLIQSFRSDVAPSSKTWAPWKQWSSPFSRKTSSWTWPWDRRKRPTVFGYEVPTLPNWNPFRGEKKKRGLLKDFWF